A window of Komagataella phaffii GS115 chromosome 1, complete sequence contains these coding sequences:
- a CDS encoding Essential conserved subunit of CPF (cleavage and polyadenylation factor) — MSSTIFYRFRSQKDLSRVQFDGTGITVFDLKREIILQNKLNSNLDFVLTLLHSDTNEPYDDDNTVIPRSSSVIARRSPPMKKGRGTAGRYLVGKPRINRTAPSGPTTGAPAPTNLTGLSEEERIQSMFNQQSQNWQQHQEELSTHTPVHYSKASEDAPPPGYICYRCGAKDHWIKNCPTNNDPNWEGKRVTRTTGIPKTYLKTVDKEVAESSDSNVMINENGEYVVAMANQKAWETYQKKHSQSNTNKELSKQLLSKVTDDRMIDPITKDLIKYPVLTPCCKKLYGKESIEEELLNDDFKCPNCGQEDILLDSLIPDDDLKKQIDEFVKSNSQKRELEDDESPDEMNKRLKSSIPAQNLAVPQIPFMPMMMPFPLMGVPFIPPTKK, encoded by the coding sequence ATGTCCAGTACCATTTTTTATCGGTTCAGGTCCCAGAAAGACCTGTCTAGAGTTCAGTTTGATGGTACAGGAATTACTGTATTTGATTTGAAACGTGAAATTATCCTTCAAAACAAGCTTAATTCGAACCTTGATTTTGTCTTAACTCTACTCCACTCAGATACAAATGAACCATACGATGACGATAACACAGTCATTCCCAGATCTTCCTCGGTAATAGCGAGACGAAGTCCTCCTATGAAGAAGGGAAGAGGAACAGCAGGTAGATATTTGGTCGGAAAACCTCGTATCAACAGAACAGCTCCCTCTGGCCCCACTACAGGTGCTCCTGCTCCAACAAACCTGACCGGATTAtctgaggaagaaagaataCAGTCTATGTTCAACCAGCAGTCCCAGAACTGGCAACAGCATCAAGAGGAGCTTTCCACCCACACTCCTGTTCATTACTCAAAAGCATCAGAGGATGCCCCTCCTCCTGGATATATCTGTTACAGATGTGGTGCCAAAGATCATTGGATCAAGAACTGTCCTACAAATAACGATCCAAACTGGGAAGGAAAACGAGTCACTAGAACTACAGGTATTCCCAAAACCTATTTGAAAACAGTAGATAAAGAGGTAGCCGAGAGCTCAGACTCTAACGTAATGATAAACGAAAATGGAGAATACGTGGTAGCCATGGCCAATCAAAAAGCTTGGGAAACTTACCAGAAGAAACATTCACAGTCAAATACAAATAAGGAGCTTTCAAAGCAGTTATTAAGCAAAGTCACCGATGATCGAATGATAGATCCCATAACGAAAGACCTGATTAAGTACCCTGTCTTGACTCCTTGCTGCAAAAAACTATatggaaaagaatcaattgaagaagagcttttgaATGACGATTTCAAATGCCCTAATTGTGGTCAAGAAGATATTTTACTGGACTCTTTGATCCCAGATGATGAtctgaagaaacaaatcgACGAGTTCGTAAAATCTAACTCACAAAAGAGAGAGCTAGAGGACGATGAATCCCCAGATGAAATGAACAAAAGACTCAAGTCTTCAATTCCTGCACAGAATTTAGCTGTTCCACAAATTCCTTTCATGCCGATGATGATGCCTTTTCCTCTAATGGGAGTGCCCTTTATTCCCCCTACGAAGAAATAA